The bacterium genome includes a region encoding these proteins:
- a CDS encoding mechanosensitive ion channel family protein, translated as MDGETTYMDTMMQWLVENGADFAVKLLAALLILLVGKIIIGIVISVLRKSLQKAGKFNDLQLAFLLNISSKALWIFVWVIVLAQLGIAVGPMIAGLGVAGFIFGFAFQDTLGNFAAGIMILLNDPFQPGHYVEVAGHAGVVKEVHLMATTLTTPDNKRITIPNGGIWGTSIVNYSAMDTRRVDMTVGISYSADIDKAQKIVRQVLDSNAQVLKDPAPTIEVVEMADSSVNLVVRPWVNTADYWAVFFATQKAVKQAFDAEDIEIPFPQVVVHKADA; from the coding sequence ATGGACGGAGAAACAACCTATATGGACACCATGATGCAGTGGTTGGTGGAAAATGGGGCGGATTTTGCAGTGAAACTTCTGGCCGCGCTGCTTATTCTTCTGGTCGGAAAGATCATCATCGGGATCGTCATCAGCGTCCTGCGCAAGTCGCTGCAGAAAGCCGGTAAGTTCAACGACCTTCAACTCGCCTTCCTGCTGAATATCTCCAGCAAGGCACTCTGGATTTTCGTCTGGGTCATCGTGCTGGCGCAGCTTGGCATCGCCGTCGGACCGATGATCGCCGGCCTCGGCGTCGCCGGCTTCATCTTCGGCTTCGCTTTCCAGGACACGCTGGGCAACTTCGCAGCCGGCATCATGATCCTGCTGAACGATCCGTTCCAGCCTGGGCACTACGTTGAAGTCGCCGGTCACGCGGGCGTCGTGAAGGAAGTTCACCTGATGGCGACCACGCTGACCACGCCGGACAACAAGCGCATCACCATCCCGAACGGCGGGATTTGGGGAACCAGCATCGTCAACTACTCCGCGATGGATACACGCCGCGTCGACATGACGGTCGGCATTTCCTACTCCGCCGACATCGACAAGGCCCAGAAGATCGTTCGCCAGGTTCTGGATTCCAACGCACAGGTTCTGAAGGACCCCGCGCCGACAATCGAAGTCGTCGAAATGGCCGACTCCTCCGTCAACCTCGTCGTTCGCCCCTGGGTCAACACGGCGGACTACTGGGCCGTATTCTTCGCCACACAGAAGGCCGTCAAGCAAGCCTTCGACGCTGAAGACATCGAAATCCCGTTCCCGCAAGTCGTCGTGCACAAAGCCGACGCATAA
- a CDS encoding B12-binding domain-containing radical SAM protein, producing the protein MGRKVALISLYDEFCIGLRHIAGHLTANGHTTTIVNFKRYTQQAREEVPKDIDNGYLTGILPRGEVYLDYSSPISQQEEDYLFDILSKEDYALVGFSVPSYHAHIAADFTRRVQERFGIPVIWGGVHATIATQDCLDRGAADFVCVGEGEELILDLMKELEKGTPHHEIEISGLCVRQPDGTFRKPPERMPPAELDDLALPQYDPTLEYLIEDDKVYHNEPLTFSQIHWTYKMNTGRGCPYFCSFCVWSTIKRDMPKTKKLRRRSPQSVINEILGVLKKNPQVRMIEFEDDIFTVQKKWLDEFAPLYKEQIGLPFWCYTYPNYVSDDNLETLKDMGIAYITMGVQSGSDRINYEVFDRRTERDRVIAAMDTIAKHDILANYDIITNNPYEKDEDRMETLTLLARIPGRYNLHMGKLAWFPGTTLTQRAEKEGMLNAVDEKLYRFWNALYQMAHLKLATEEQLVALTKDEFLMENSQILWAILKQYDELSMMPHQVEVLRGQKANLERENQKLRQELDSLKGRRVVQYGTRLADRLKGVSKENPKGSTVPA; encoded by the coding sequence ATGGGTAGGAAAGTCGCGCTGATTTCGTTGTACGATGAGTTCTGCATCGGGCTCCGGCACATTGCCGGGCACTTGACCGCAAATGGCCACACGACAACGATCGTCAACTTCAAGCGCTATACCCAACAGGCCCGCGAAGAGGTCCCGAAGGACATCGACAACGGCTATCTGACCGGCATCCTGCCCCGCGGCGAGGTCTACCTCGACTATTCGTCCCCCATCAGCCAGCAGGAAGAGGACTACCTCTTCGACATCCTGTCGAAGGAAGACTACGCGCTGGTCGGGTTCAGCGTGCCCTCCTACCACGCGCACATCGCGGCGGACTTCACGCGCCGGGTGCAGGAGCGCTTTGGCATTCCGGTCATCTGGGGTGGCGTTCATGCGACGATCGCGACGCAGGACTGCCTCGATCGTGGCGCCGCGGATTTCGTCTGCGTCGGCGAAGGCGAGGAACTGATCCTGGACCTGATGAAGGAGCTCGAGAAGGGCACGCCGCATCACGAGATCGAAATCAGCGGTCTCTGCGTGCGCCAGCCGGACGGAACCTTCCGCAAGCCGCCCGAGCGCATGCCGCCGGCGGAGTTGGATGACCTGGCGCTGCCGCAGTACGATCCGACCCTTGAGTACTTGATCGAGGACGACAAAGTTTACCACAACGAGCCGCTGACGTTCAGCCAGATCCACTGGACCTACAAGATGAACACGGGCCGCGGGTGCCCGTACTTCTGCTCGTTCTGCGTCTGGAGCACCATCAAGCGCGACATGCCGAAGACAAAGAAGCTGCGCAGGCGTTCGCCCCAGAGCGTGATCAATGAGATCCTCGGCGTGTTGAAGAAGAATCCGCAGGTCCGGATGATCGAGTTCGAGGACGATATCTTCACCGTGCAGAAGAAGTGGCTGGACGAGTTTGCGCCGCTCTACAAAGAACAGATCGGCCTGCCCTTCTGGTGCTACACGTACCCGAATTACGTCAGCGACGACAACCTGGAGACCCTGAAGGACATGGGGATCGCCTACATCACGATGGGCGTCCAGAGCGGCAGCGATCGGATCAACTACGAAGTCTTCGATCGTCGGACCGAGCGTGATCGCGTGATCGCCGCCATGGATACGATCGCCAAGCACGATATCCTGGCCAACTACGACATCATCACGAACAACCCGTACGAGAAGGACGAAGACCGGATGGAGACGCTGACGCTGCTGGCGCGGATCCCCGGTCGCTACAATTTGCACATGGGCAAGCTGGCCTGGTTCCCGGGCACGACGCTGACGCAGCGCGCCGAGAAGGAAGGCATGCTGAACGCCGTGGACGAGAAGCTGTATCGCTTCTGGAACGCGCTCTACCAGATGGCCCACCTGAAGCTCGCCACCGAGGAGCAACTGGTGGCGCTGACGAAGGACGAATTCCTGATGGAGAACTCACAGATCCTGTGGGCGATCCTGAAGCAGTACGATGAACTGTCGATGATGCCGCATCAGGTCGAGGTCCTCCGCGGGCAGAAGGCCAACCTGGAACGCGAGAACCAGAAGCTGCGCCAGGAGCTGGACAGTCTGAAGGGCCGCCGCGTGGTGCAGTACGGAACGCGTCTGGCGGATCGCCTGAAGGGCGTGTCCAAGGAGAACCCCAAGGGGTCGACCGTGCCGGCGTAA
- a CDS encoding aminoglycoside phosphotransferase family protein → MARPQFVTPEAQRYIDQRLPALVGDTGAPEVVIPATGVNSECYILRYPLGGHYVLRVFERPRLHSAYRTVMLLAARHELPMPRMVASEQGLLIRMRYSRTFLLEEFVTGELLMEAGVSDKTMAPVLDSLARMHDVRVQRWGYPKNLKTGSYRNQCLGRVERILAGIPADSEILQPGEADKWAGFVRVQWRNLPEPEDFCPVHHHLAPDDIMISLDQQRAMFLDNGALRFGHFAHDLEDVLAWGMEDGKLEREALKGEYFKRRKTLPAGYDYTPIEPFFHAEHCLKKVRSALRKLGRGDTPQRAVAEMHAERMREVVASVE, encoded by the coding sequence ATGGCCCGTCCACAGTTTGTGACGCCGGAAGCCCAACGCTATATCGACCAGCGCCTGCCCGCGCTGGTCGGCGACACGGGCGCGCCCGAGGTTGTGATCCCGGCGACCGGAGTAAACAGCGAGTGCTACATTCTGCGCTATCCGCTCGGCGGGCATTATGTTCTGCGAGTCTTCGAGCGTCCCCGTCTCCATTCGGCCTACCGCACGGTGATGCTGCTGGCGGCGCGGCACGAGTTGCCGATGCCGCGGATGGTGGCGTCGGAGCAGGGCCTGTTGATCCGCATGCGATACAGCCGCACGTTCCTGCTGGAGGAATTCGTGACCGGCGAGCTGCTGATGGAGGCCGGAGTTTCGGACAAAACGATGGCGCCCGTCCTGGATTCACTCGCCCGGATGCACGATGTGCGTGTGCAGCGATGGGGCTATCCGAAGAATCTGAAGACCGGCAGCTACCGCAACCAGTGTCTCGGCCGCGTCGAGCGAATTCTGGCAGGCATACCAGCGGACTCGGAAATCCTGCAGCCAGGCGAGGCCGACAAGTGGGCCGGCTTTGTCCGCGTGCAATGGCGCAACCTGCCCGAGCCGGAGGACTTCTGTCCCGTGCATCATCACCTGGCGCCGGACGATATCATGATTTCGCTGGACCAGCAGCGTGCGATGTTCCTCGACAATGGCGCGCTCCGGTTTGGGCACTTCGCGCACGATTTGGAAGACGTTCTGGCGTGGGGAATGGAAGACGGCAAGCTAGAGCGCGAGGCTCTGAAGGGAGAGTATTTTAAGCGCCGCAAGACGTTGCCGGCCGGATACGACTATACGCCGATCGAGCCCTTCTTTCATGCCGAGCACTGTCTGAAGAAAGTCCGCTCAGCGCTGCGCAAACTCGGACGTGGGGATACTCCGCAGCGCGCCGTCGCCGAGATGCACGCTGAGCGGATGCGCGAAGTCGTGGCGTCCGTGGAGTAG
- a CDS encoding NTP transferase domain-containing protein, translated as MTAQRNARRVAVIMAGGSGERFWPLSRSKRPKQLLCLTHQDQSLLQESISRIEPLVGAKNVFIATTDAILKVIREADARVLNEHVFAEPAKRNTAGGIIWATASLMAQAKEGEEVILALLPADHLVRNPDGFRETVRKAMDAAEHEDALVTLGIKPTRPDTGYGYIEVEEGTAAGIEGVHRVHRFREKPNRAVAREFLATGRFLWNSGMFFWRASYFLKELAEARPEMALATRRIAGALRDGRADEACRVFEELESISIDYALLERARNVLVVDAEFEWDDVGSWDALERTCQPDGEDNVALGNPVLIDTQNCIVYNEPGADKKAVAIVGAEDLVIVIADDSVLVVHKDRVQDVKQVVRMLKERGAKQV; from the coding sequence ATGACTGCCCAACGAAATGCCCGACGTGTTGCGGTGATCATGGCAGGGGGAAGCGGCGAACGTTTCTGGCCGCTGTCGCGCAGCAAGCGCCCCAAGCAGCTCCTTTGTCTGACCCACCAGGACCAGAGCCTTCTGCAGGAGTCCATTTCCCGCATCGAACCCCTGGTCGGGGCCAAGAACGTCTTCATTGCGACCACCGACGCGATTCTGAAGGTCATCCGCGAGGCCGACGCACGCGTTCTGAACGAGCACGTCTTTGCCGAGCCGGCCAAGCGCAACACCGCCGGCGGCATCATCTGGGCGACCGCCAGTCTGATGGCGCAGGCCAAGGAGGGCGAGGAGGTGATCCTCGCGCTGCTGCCCGCCGACCACCTGGTTCGTAACCCCGACGGCTTTCGCGAAACCGTGCGCAAGGCCATGGACGCCGCGGAGCACGAAGACGCGCTCGTGACGCTCGGCATCAAGCCCACCCGGCCGGACACCGGATACGGCTACATCGAAGTTGAAGAAGGCACCGCCGCGGGCATCGAAGGCGTCCACCGCGTACACCGATTCCGCGAGAAGCCGAACCGCGCCGTCGCGCGCGAGTTCCTCGCCACCGGGCGTTTCTTGTGGAACAGCGGCATGTTCTTCTGGCGCGCCTCGTATTTCCTGAAGGAACTGGCCGAGGCCCGGCCGGAGATGGCATTGGCCACACGCCGAATCGCCGGTGCCCTGCGCGATGGCCGCGCGGATGAAGCCTGTCGCGTCTTCGAAGAACTCGAGAGCATTTCCATCGACTACGCACTGCTCGAACGCGCGCGCAACGTTCTCGTCGTCGACGCGGAATTCGAGTGGGACGACGTCGGTTCGTGGGATGCGTTGGAACGCACTTGCCAGCCGGATGGCGAGGACAACGTCGCGCTCGGCAATCCCGTACTGATCGATACGCAGAACTGCATCGTCTACAACGAGCCCGGCGCGGACAAGAAAGCCGTTGCCATTGTCGGCGCCGAAGACCTCGTCATCGTCATCGCTGACGACAGTGTCCTGGTTGTTCACAAAGACCGCGTGCAAGACGTGAAACAAGTCGTCCGCATGCTGAAAGAACGCGGCGCCAAGCAGGTGTAG
- a CDS encoding phosphatidate cytidylyltransferase translates to MWDSEVRLLFLGIVAVLVVATVIGQILRRTTRAPEKRKSIENLNARTFAWWMMVAVVFATSLIGPTGTILLFVLISFQALRELFTMTPTRREDHRALFWVFFVIMPIHYLLIGVHWYGLFAIFIPVYAFLFLPIRQALAGETRDFLGRASRVQWGLMICVYCISHVPALLMLDMPGYAGQNPKLFLFLVIVVQMSDVLQYVFGKVFGRHKLIPKLSPNKTWEGLVGGVASASLLGACLHFITPFSTVSALLLAAIITLMGFFGGIVFSALKRDAGLKDFGTILPGHGGMLDRIDSLVFAAPVFFHLVRYFYT, encoded by the coding sequence GTGTGGGATAGCGAAGTTCGCCTCCTCTTCCTCGGCATCGTCGCGGTGCTCGTGGTCGCCACGGTGATAGGGCAGATCCTGCGTCGCACGACGCGCGCGCCGGAGAAGCGCAAGTCGATCGAGAATCTGAACGCGCGGACCTTTGCATGGTGGATGATGGTGGCGGTCGTTTTCGCAACCAGTCTCATCGGCCCGACGGGTACGATCCTGCTATTCGTTTTGATCTCGTTCCAGGCGCTTCGCGAACTCTTTACGATGACGCCGACTCGTCGTGAAGACCACCGCGCGCTCTTCTGGGTGTTCTTCGTCATCATGCCGATTCACTATTTGCTGATCGGCGTTCATTGGTACGGATTGTTCGCGATTTTCATCCCGGTGTATGCGTTCCTGTTTCTTCCGATTCGCCAGGCATTGGCGGGGGAGACGCGCGATTTTCTTGGCCGTGCTTCGCGTGTGCAGTGGGGCCTGATGATTTGCGTCTACTGCATCAGCCACGTGCCCGCACTGCTGATGCTCGATATGCCAGGATACGCGGGACAGAATCCGAAGCTGTTTCTCTTCCTTGTCATTGTCGTGCAGATGAGCGACGTTTTGCAGTACGTCTTCGGCAAGGTCTTCGGCCGACACAAACTCATTCCAAAGCTGAGCCCGAACAAGACGTGGGAAGGCCTGGTCGGCGGAGTCGCTTCGGCGTCGCTTCTTGGCGCGTGTTTGCACTTTATCACGCCGTTCAGCACCGTCTCGGCGTTGTTGCTGGCAGCGATCATCACATTGATGGGATTCTTCGGTGGGATTGTCTTCTCTGCATTGAAGCGCGATGCCGGATTGAAGGATTTCGGCACGATCCTGCCGGGCCACGGCGGGATGCTTGACCGAATCGATTCACTCGTCTTCGCCGCGCCGGTGTTCTTCCATCTCGTGCGGTACTTCTACACCTAA
- a CDS encoding addiction module protein → MPDITQIIRDAESLPVEDRARIVESLLKTLNSSDPETDRKWAEVARRRLQDLQSGSVEGVPAEAVFEKIMHKYGQ, encoded by the coding sequence ATGCCCGACATCACTCAAATCATCCGCGATGCCGAGTCTCTTCCAGTGGAGGATCGCGCCCGGATTGTCGAATCTCTCCTGAAGACGCTCAATTCCTCCGATCCGGAGACTGATCGTAAGTGGGCGGAGGTGGCCCGCCGACGTCTGCAGGACTTGCAGTCCGGTAGCGTCGAGGGCGTACCCGCTGAAGCAGTCTTTGAGAAGATCATGCACAAGTACGGCCAATGA
- a CDS encoding type II toxin-antitoxin system RelE/ParE family toxin, translating into MNVAEFHPDAKEELLRNVHYYEQCRVGLGLDFARQVHDAIRGLTIHPTMWPKLDGDIRRCLINRFPFGILYHVEADRIHILAVMPLRRDPEYWKERIESDE; encoded by the coding sequence ATGAACGTTGCCGAGTTTCATCCCGACGCAAAGGAGGAATTGCTCCGGAACGTTCACTACTATGAGCAATGCCGCGTTGGATTGGGATTGGACTTCGCGCGCCAGGTGCATGATGCCATACGAGGTCTCACCATTCATCCCACGATGTGGCCGAAACTTGATGGAGACATTCGCCGTTGTCTGATTAACCGATTCCCGTTCGGCATCCTGTACCACGTCGAAGCCGATCGGATTCACATATTGGCTGTGATGCCGTTGCGGCGAGATCCTGAGTATTGGAAAGAGCGGATTGAAAGCGACGAGTGA
- a CDS encoding DUF4920 domain-containing protein, with amino-acid sequence MKKTFLGLVALAILMIGCASAPNTADYAAFGAPLVVEKPVALADAIAMVDESGPQDLLVDAEIAEVCASMGCWMILKDGEQTARVRFTASDMCSTGYLVPRNAAGHRTFVRGTLEATEIPEDWARHYAKDGGASAQEIAKIIGPQKEYVLIAEGVMISDGATLDPTADQMEE; translated from the coding sequence ATGAAGAAGACCTTTCTGGGCCTCGTGGCCCTTGCGATTCTGATGATCGGGTGCGCCTCTGCACCGAACACCGCCGACTACGCTGCCTTCGGGGCCCCGCTGGTCGTGGAGAAGCCGGTCGCCTTGGCCGATGCGATCGCAATGGTCGACGAAAGCGGACCGCAGGATCTTCTGGTCGATGCGGAAATCGCCGAAGTCTGCGCCTCGATGGGATGCTGGATGATCCTGAAGGACGGCGAGCAGACGGCGCGCGTGCGTTTCACGGCTTCCGATATGTGCTCGACCGGGTACCTCGTCCCCCGCAACGCCGCGGGGCATCGCACGTTTGTGCGCGGCACGCTGGAAGCCACCGAGATTCCGGAAGACTGGGCCCGTCACTACGCCAAGGACGGCGGCGCTTCTGCACAGGAGATCGCCAAGATCATCGGCCCGCAGAAGGAGTACGTCCTGATCGCGGAAGGCGTCATGATCTCCGACGGGGCAACACTCGATCCAACGGCAGATCAAATGGAGGAGTGA
- a CDS encoding CDP-alcohol phosphatidyltransferase family protein has translation MQRRELTSRGTWWARGLAAWLTRKGFTPNSISMLSIAFAGLVGLALLAIPDSDGVLRRVLFVVAAAGIQMRLICNLMDGMVAVEGGKGTPAGELFNDLPDRFSDVFILVPLGYAAGHSVVGWIAAIVALLVAYVRVLGGSTGLNQEFLGPMAKQHRMAVVTLACLLCAALPVTSFTANILTWALWIIIVGGLLTIGRRAARIHRQLMERS, from the coding sequence ATGCAGCGCCGAGAGTTGACATCGCGGGGAACATGGTGGGCGCGTGGGTTGGCGGCGTGGCTGACTCGAAAGGGGTTCACGCCAAACTCAATCTCCATGCTTTCCATCGCGTTTGCCGGTCTGGTCGGACTCGCATTGTTGGCGATTCCTGATTCGGACGGCGTTCTCAGGCGTGTCTTGTTTGTCGTCGCCGCAGCCGGCATCCAAATGCGGCTGATCTGCAATCTCATGGACGGCATGGTTGCGGTCGAGGGTGGCAAAGGCACGCCTGCCGGCGAGTTGTTCAACGATTTGCCAGATCGATTCTCGGACGTCTTCATACTTGTGCCGCTTGGCTATGCCGCAGGCCATTCTGTGGTCGGTTGGATCGCTGCGATCGTTGCGTTGCTTGTCGCGTACGTGCGCGTGCTCGGCGGATCGACGGGGTTGAACCAGGAATTCCTCGGACCCATGGCGAAGCAACACCGCATGGCAGTCGTGACACTGGCGTGCTTGCTGTGCGCGGCTCTGCCGGTCACCAGTTTCACCGCGAATATCCTGACTTGGGCGCTTTGGATTATCATCGTCGGTGGTTTGCTGACAATTGGGCGGAGGGCAGCCCGGATTCATCGTCAACTGATGGAGCGGTCATGA
- a CDS encoding alpha amylase N-terminal ig-like domain-containing protein has protein sequence MRAAKWVLTGFLAAGLGICGGTALAGPVPGVEDFDRSPVEFPYPEHMEVWDIGNDEYLVTFTWKPEEPVKDPAVAGTFNGWNRTDLPMEGPDADGVYRVTARIPGGDHKYKLVGNDDGWYRDTANPNFEPGIDNSILLLGLPALLQGRTAEIGDGEIETRAFLHRPDEAMYFDVFSPTEVTIRFRTLVGDVEGVDLNEIARDGSVTPQPMTRVAHDEMFDFWEKTVRLGDDTTNILIGLAVEKKELNEGPVAYSFTAHDGYASETTEGRPYSLIIDPSRIPQTPAWVKDAIWYQIMVERFRNGDPSNDPKPTHPWTSEWYKLQPYEKQVADETGRTFWDWIVFDRMYGGDFQGVKDELDYLQDLGVTAIYFNPVFESQGHHKYNARTYVYASDDYGVQGEFEKSMETHDAFDPSTWGMNKSDQMLVDLIAEIHKRDMRVIFDGVFNHLGDDSPYFLDLKENGKDSKFAPWYDVISYEPFDYRGWAGFKGLPEFKKSETGLESESLTKFIYDVTERWMDPNGDGDPSDGIDGWRLDVPGELPAEFWVHWRDHVKSINPDAYIVGEEWNPRPDMLDGKKFDAVMNYPFAKAVLKWVANKQRKITPTELDNELALLRITYPREITYVLQNLYDSHDTDRIVSQIANSDRDFDVDNRVQDGAENYDETRPNSEDYARLRLMAVLQNTYMGSPMIWYGTEVGMYGADDPNCRQPMWWQDLMPYDDPSNRIDNNLRAFYRELFEMRNDHPELRTGEYLTLLTNDEADSFAFLRWAPGSKNAFVTLLNNSSEEQTLQIPAPTADALPNGFVNPKIIFGEATTAAGEFGDSLTVAVPPITGVVVQVQR, from the coding sequence ATGCGCGCAGCGAAATGGGTACTGACCGGATTTCTGGCGGCGGGGCTGGGGATTTGCGGGGGCACGGCACTGGCCGGGCCTGTTCCGGGAGTCGAAGATTTTGACCGCTCTCCCGTGGAGTTTCCCTACCCGGAGCACATGGAGGTCTGGGATATCGGCAATGACGAGTACCTGGTGACGTTCACCTGGAAGCCCGAGGAGCCCGTGAAGGACCCGGCCGTCGCGGGTACGTTCAACGGCTGGAACCGAACGGACCTGCCGATGGAAGGCCCGGATGCGGACGGCGTCTATCGCGTGACGGCGCGCATCCCCGGCGGCGATCACAAGTACAAGCTGGTCGGCAACGACGACGGCTGGTATCGCGACACTGCCAACCCGAACTTCGAGCCGGGAATCGACAATTCGATCCTGCTGCTGGGCCTGCCGGCGCTCCTCCAGGGCCGCACGGCCGAGATCGGCGACGGCGAGATTGAAACCCGCGCCTTCCTGCACCGCCCGGACGAGGCGATGTACTTCGACGTCTTCTCCCCCACCGAGGTGACGATTCGTTTCCGCACGCTGGTCGGCGACGTGGAAGGCGTGGACTTGAATGAAATCGCGCGCGATGGCTCGGTCACGCCCCAGCCGATGACGCGCGTTGCCCACGACGAGATGTTTGATTTCTGGGAAAAGACCGTTCGCCTGGGCGACGACACGACGAATATCCTGATCGGACTGGCGGTCGAGAAGAAGGAACTGAACGAAGGTCCGGTCGCGTACTCCTTCACCGCGCACGACGGCTATGCGTCCGAAACGACGGAGGGCCGTCCCTACTCGCTGATTATCGACCCGTCGCGGATTCCGCAAACGCCCGCATGGGTGAAGGACGCGATCTGGTACCAGATCATGGTCGAGCGCTTCCGCAATGGGGACCCGTCCAACGATCCGAAGCCCACCCACCCGTGGACCAGTGAATGGTATAAGCTGCAGCCGTACGAGAAGCAGGTGGCGGATGAAACCGGCCGGACGTTCTGGGATTGGATCGTCTTCGATCGGATGTACGGCGGCGACTTCCAGGGCGTGAAGGATGAGCTCGATTACCTGCAGGATCTCGGTGTGACGGCGATCTACTTCAACCCCGTCTTCGAATCGCAGGGCCACCACAAGTACAACGCGCGCACCTACGTGTATGCCTCCGACGATTACGGCGTGCAGGGCGAATTCGAGAAGAGCATGGAAACGCACGACGCGTTCGATCCCTCCACGTGGGGCATGAACAAGTCGGACCAGATGCTGGTCGATCTGATCGCAGAGATTCACAAGCGCGACATGCGCGTGATCTTCGACGGCGTTTTTAATCACCTCGGCGACGACTCGCCGTACTTCCTCGACCTGAAGGAAAATGGGAAGGACTCCAAGTTCGCACCGTGGTACGACGTGATCAGCTACGAACCGTTCGATTACAGGGGCTGGGCGGGCTTCAAGGGCCTCCCGGAATTCAAGAAGTCCGAAACGGGACTGGAGAGCGAATCGCTCACGAAGTTCATTTACGACGTGACCGAACGCTGGATGGATCCGAACGGGGACGGAGACCCGAGCGACGGCATCGATGGCTGGCGCCTGGACGTGCCGGGCGAACTGCCTGCGGAGTTCTGGGTCCACTGGCGTGATCACGTGAAGTCCATCAATCCCGATGCCTACATCGTTGGCGAAGAATGGAATCCGCGCCCGGACATGCTGGACGGCAAGAAGTTCGACGCCGTGATGAATTACCCGTTCGCCAAGGCCGTGTTGAAATGGGTCGCGAACAAACAACGCAAGATCACGCCGACGGAACTCGATAATGAACTCGCGCTCCTGCGCATCACTTACCCGCGCGAGATCACGTACGTCCTGCAGAACCTCTACGACAGTCACGACACCGATCGGATCGTTTCGCAGATCGCGAATTCCGATCGCGACTTCGATGTCGATAACCGCGTGCAGGACGGCGCGGAGAACTACGATGAAACCCGCCCGAATTCGGAAGACTACGCGCGTCTTCGCCTGATGGCCGTGTTGCAGAACACTTACATGGGATCGCCGATGATCTGGTACGGAACGGAAGTCGGCATGTACGGTGCAGACGATCCGAACTGTCGCCAGCCCATGTGGTGGCAGGACCTGATGCCATACGATGATCCCTCGAATCGCATCGATAATAACCTGCGCGCGTTCTATCGCGAGCTGTTCGAAATGCGGAACGATCACCCGGAACTGCGCACGGGCGAGTATCTGACGTTGCTGACCAATGACGAAGCAGACAGCTTCGCATTCCTGCGCTGGGCGCCGGGATCGAAGAACGCCTTCGTCACCTTGCTGAACAACAGCAGCGAGGAACAGACGCTCCAGATCCCCGCGCCAACGGCCGATGCGCTGCCGAACGGATTCGTGAATCCGAAGATCATCTTCGGCGAGGCGACCACCGCCGCCGGGGAATTCGGGGACAGCCTGACCGTCGCCGTCCCGCCGATCACCGGCGTTGTGGTACAGGTCCAGCGCTAA
- a CDS encoding 1-acyl-sn-glycerol-3-phosphate acyltransferase gives MSCAAGDVASFTARLLTGVTPRWVGCEPEHGPRIYYANHSSHLDPLMIWACLPRDLRNRVHPVAARDYWRTGRLRRYLARDIFKAILIDRRSMERQAIDRESLKRLRKQLDVMSRVLEADRSLILFPEGTRRIEEGLGDFLPGIYHLARRCKGVVCVPVFLNNMNRILPKGEFLPVPIMGSVFFGAPIAYNSGESKEAFLAKAHTSLLELMDGALGKETSRVG, from the coding sequence ATGAGTTGCGCGGCTGGCGATGTTGCATCGTTCACGGCTCGCCTTCTAACCGGCGTGACGCCACGCTGGGTCGGTTGCGAGCCGGAGCACGGACCGCGCATTTACTACGCAAACCACTCAAGTCACCTGGATCCGCTTATGATCTGGGCGTGCTTGCCGCGAGACCTTCGCAATCGCGTCCATCCTGTTGCTGCTCGCGACTATTGGCGCACGGGCCGGCTGCGGCGTTATCTGGCACGCGATATCTTCAAGGCAATTCTGATCGATCGGCGCAGCATGGAGCGGCAGGCGATCGACCGTGAATCGCTGAAGCGGCTGCGCAAGCAACTCGATGTCATGTCGCGCGTTCTGGAAGCCGATCGATCGCTCATCCTCTTCCCCGAGGGAACGCGCCGCATCGAGGAGGGACTCGGCGACTTCCTGCCGGGCATTTACCACCTGGCGCGGCGATGCAAAGGTGTGGTCTGCGTCCCCGTTTTTCTAAACAACATGAACCGCATTCTCCCCAAGGGCGAATTCCTTCCCGTACCGATCATGGGCAGCGTCTTCTTCGGGGCCCCGATCGCGTACAACTCCGGCGAGTCCAAGGAGGCCTTTCTGGCTAAGGCCCACACATCGCTGCTCGAATTGATGGACGGCGCACTGGGGAAGGAGACTTCTCGTGTGGGATAG